The stretch of DNA TCGACTGGCGCGAACGACGCGGACTGGCTGTCTATCGATATGCCTTGAGCCAGGGCGCACTTCTGCGGCCGCTGGGCGACACGATCTACTTCATGCCGCCTTATGTGATCACCCCCGATCAGATCGCGCATCTTGGCCGTGTGGCCGCCGAGGGCATCGAACGCGCCGTCTCGACTTGAAACGCCGTCGCTGCTAGCCTGAGAGCCACGTTGCCGGCCGATATACAGGGCCGGCCCAACCGATTGTTCCCGGAAACGGTCGCCATCGAGGCGGCCGTTTTATTTTTGAGAACCGAATCCTTGCAGGGTGGATACGATGGACAGAACACCGTTGACCCAGACCGGCGCTGACGCGCTGCGCGACGAACTCAAGAAGCTCAAGAAAGTCGAACGCCCGCGGATCGTGGCCGCGATCGAGGAAGCGCGCGCACACGGCGATCTGAAAGAGAACGCCGAATACCATGCGGCCAAGGAAGAGCAGGGTTTCAACGAAAGCCGTATCGCCGAGATCGAGAGCAAGCTGGCTACCGCCCAGATCATCGACGTGGCCAGAGTCGGCGCGCAGGCCAATGGGCGAGTGGTGTTCGGGGCTACGGTCGACCTGGCCGACGAGGACTCTGGCGACGAACTGACCTACAAGATCGTCGGCGAGGACGAGGCCGATATCAAGAATGGCATGCTCTCGTTCGCCTCGCCCATCGCACGGGCCCTGATCGGCAAGACCGAAGGCGACGTGGTCGATGTGGATGTGCCCAGCGGCAAGCGCACGCTCGAGATCGTCGAGGTGCGCTATATCTGAGGTGCGCGGCGCGCCTTACCGTCGGCGTTTCGGCGCGGCCTTCTTCTCGGGCTTGTCGGCGTCCGGGTTGGGGCGATAAAGCGTGGCGGTACGGCCGATCTGTTGAACACAGGCTGCGCCGAGGCTATCGCAGGCGGTGGCCACGTCGGCACGAACGCCTGCCTTGTCATCGGCCGCGAGCTTGATCTTGACCAATTCGTGATCGACCAGTGCGCGCTCGATCTCAGCGAGCACCGGCTCGCTGAGACCGGCCGCACCGGTCTGCACGATCGGCTTGAGGTGATGCGCCTGTTTTTTCAGGGCGCGGCGAGTATCCGCATCGAGCGATAGCGACATGTATAGATCGGCCTGGTCGTTGGGCTGGTAACGCGAGGCAGTATACGGCTCATGAGCAAACGCAGCGACACACGACGCTGGTTGGACAAGCATCGTAGCGACCCGTACGTGAAGGCCGCCCAGAAGGACAATTACCGGTCGCGAGCGGTTTACAAGCTCGCGGAAGTCGACGAACGCGACCGACTGCTGGCCGGTAAGCGCTGCATCGTCGACCTGGGGGCCGCGCCCGGCGGCTGGAGCCAGTATTGCCGCCGCGCCCGGCCGACCGCGCGTATCGTGGCCCTGGACCGCCTGCCCATGGATCCGATCGAGGGCGTGGAGTTCTTGCAGGGTGATTTCGCCGAACAGGCGGGTCTGGACGCGCTGGCGAAAGCACTGGGAGACGATCGCGTAGACCTTGTACTTTCCGACATGGCCCCCAATCTCACCGGAATCATGGTGGCCGACCAGGCCGGCGTGATGCAGCTGGCCGAACTGGCGCTCGCGCTGTGCGATCAGGTGCTGGTCGGCGGCGGAGATCTCCTGATCAAGGTGTTCCAGGGCGAGGGATTCGACGAGTTGCTACGCGACATGCGGGGCCGATTCGGCAAGGTGGCGGTTCGCAAGCCCAAGGCTTCGCGGGATGCCAGCCGTGAAATGTATCTGCTGGGCAAGGGCTGGCGTACATGACCGATGCATGATGCACCGCGGGCCGGGCCCCGGTTTGTTTATACTGTGACGAACAAGACACGCACGAAGTATTCACACGACCGCACGTGCCGCGGTCGAGGACGACGATCTTGAACGAATTAGCTAAGAATCTGCTGCTGTGGGTCGTGATTGCGCTGGTGCTGATGAGCGTGTTCTCCAGCTTTGCGCCATCGACGAGCAACGCCAACGAGATCCCGTACTCGCAGTTCCTCAGCCAGGTCGAAGGCGGCAGCGTCTCGCAGGTGCACATCGAGGACCAGCGGATTCGCGGGCAGCTCAAGTCCGGTCAGAAATTCGCCACCTATAGCCCCGAGTCCGACAACAAGGCGATGATCGGCACCTTGATGGATAACAAGGTCGAGATCACCGGCGAGCCGCCGGATCAGGGTTCGTTCCTCAAGCAGATCCTGATCTCGTGGTTCCCGTTCCTGCTGCTCATCGGCGTGTGGATCTATTTCATGCGGCAGATGCAGGGCGGTGGCGGCGGCCGGGGGGCGATGTCCTTCGGCAAGTCCAAGGCGCGCATGATGGCGGCCGATCAGATCAAGATCACGTTCGCCGATGTGGCCGGCGTCGAGGAAGCCAAGTCCGAAGTCCAGGAGCTGGTCGAGTTCCTGTCCGATCCGGGCAAGTTCCAGAAGGTCGGCGGCAAGATTCCGCGTGGCGTTCTGATGGTCGGCTCGCCGGGTACTGGCAAGACGCTGTTGGCGAAGGCGATCGCGGGCGAAGCGGGTGTGCCGTTCTTCTCGATCTCGGGATCCGACTTCGTCGAGATGTTCGTCGGCGTGGGCGCCTCGCGTGTGCGAGACATGTTCGAGCAGGCCAAGAAGCAGTCGCCGTGCATCATCTTCATCGACGAGATCGACGCCGTCGGCCGTCAGCGCGGCGCCGGTCTGGGCGGCGGTCACGATGAGCGCGAGCAGACCCTCAACCAGCTGCTGGTCGAAATGGACGGCTTCGAGGGCAGCGAGGGCGTGATCGTCATCGCTGCCACCAACCGGCCGGACGTGCTCGATCCGGCGTTGCTGCGTCCGGGCCGTTTCGATCGTCAGGTCGTGGTGCCGCTGCCGGATGTGCGCGGTCGCGAGCAGATCCTCAAGGTCCACATGAAGAACGTGCCGATTCACGACAATGTGAAAGCGTCGATCATTGCCCGCGGTTGCCCGGGTTTCTCCGGCGCGGACCTGGCCAATCTGGTCAACGAGGCCGCGCTGTTCGCCGCCCGGGCCAACAAGAAGACCGTCACGCAGGAAGACTTCGAGCGCGCCAAGGACAAGATCATGATGGGCGCCGAGCGCAAGTCCATGGTCATGACCGAGGACGAGAAACGCCTGACGGCCTACCACGAGGCCGGTCATGCGATCATCGGCCTCACCGTGCCGCAGCACGATCCGGTGCACAAGGTGACCATCGTGCCGCGTGGCCGGGCGCTGGGCGTGACCATGTTCCTGCCGGAAGAGGATCGCTACAGCTATTCCAAGCAGCGCTTGATCAGCCAGATCTGCACGCTCTACGGCGGTCGGCTGGCCGAGGAGATCATTTTCGGCAAGGAGGCTGTCACCACGGGCGCGTCGAACGATATCGAGCGGGTCACCGAGATCGCTCGGAACATGGTCACCAAGTGGGGTCTGTCGGATCGCCTGGGTCCCATCGCATACGATACCGAGGACAGTCAGCCGTTTTTGGGCAAGTCCGCTAGCCAGTCCAACGGGATTTCGGACGAGACCGCCCACGCCATCGACGAAGAGATTCGCTCGATCATCGATGGCTGCTACGAACGTGCCAAGCAGATCCTCGAGGACAATATGGACAAGCTCCATAACATGTCCGATGCGTTGATGAAGTACGAAACGATCGATCGCAAGCAGATCGACGAGATCATGCAGGGCCGCGAGCCGGGCCCGCCGGAAAGCTGGAACGACTCGGATCCGTCGGGTCCGGGCAGCAGTGGTGGCGCCTCCGGTGTCGACGCGACCGACGGTCAGGCGTCGCCGAGCGGCGAAACGGACAAGACGGGTGGCGAAAAAGGCGTGCCCAGTCCCGCGCATCATCGTCAGTCCTAGCGCACCGCACTATGGACAGGGCCGGCAGCCTGGGCTGTCGGCCTTTTTTTTGCACGTTCGGAGCTGCCACGCATGATCGTCAGCAACCCGCCGACCGCGTCGACGCCCGTGTTCGGGTCGGCGCGACGCGTCTGTGATCTGTCCCGTCCCGTGGTCATGGGCATCGTCAATGTCACGCCGGATTCGTTTTCCGATGGCGGGGCGTATGTCGATACTGCGGCCGCGGTCGCGCACGCCCTGGCGTTGATCGACCAGGGCGCGGCCATCGTGGATATCGGCGGTGAATCGACCCGGCCGGGCGCTGAGCCGGTCGACGAGGAGGTCGAATGCGCGCGCGTGGTGCCGGTGATCGAGGCATTGCGCCGACAAAGCGATGTGTTCATTTCCGTGGACACGCTCAAGCCGGGTGTGATGCGTGCGGCCTGCATGGCTGGCGCGGACATGGTCAACGACGTGAATGCTCTACAGGCGCCCGGCGCGATCGATGCGGTGCGCGAGACCGGCGCGGCGGCGTGTCTGATGCATATGCAGGGTCAGCCGCGCACCATGCAGCAGGCGCCCGTCTACGGCGACGTGGTGGGCGAGGTGGCAGGGTTTCTGCGTCAGCGCGTGGCCAGCTGTTTCGAAGCCGGCATTGCACGCGAGCGGCTGTGTATCGATCCCGGTTTCGGCTTCGGCAAGACGTTGGACCATAATCTGGCACTGCTTCGCGAACTGGATCGGTTCACTCACGGCGACCGCCCGGTGTTGGTCGGGGTGTCGCGCAAGTCGATGTTCGCCCGTCTGCTCGATACCCCGTCGATGGACGCCCGTATTCACGCCAGTGTCGCCGCGGCATTTTGGGCAGCGACGCGCCAGGCGCGTATTATTCGCTGCCACGACGTGGCGCCGACCGTGCAGGTGCTCAGGCTGGCGCAGGCGCTCGGACCACACGAAACGTTCAGAACAGGACAATAAGTTGGCGCAACGTTATTTCGGGACCGATGGCATCAGGGGCGAGGTCGGCCAGGCGCCGATGACGCCCGATTTCGCGCTCAAGCTTGGCTGGGCCGCCGGCCGCGTGCTTGCGCGCAGGCGCGGCGAACGCGGCGTGCCAGACACCGCGCGCGAGCGTCCACAGGTGCTTATCGGTAAGGACACCCGCTTGTCAGGCTACATGTTCGAGTCCGCCCTGGAAGCCGGGTTTGCCGCGGCTGGCGTCGATGTGTTGCTGGTCGGCCCGATGCCGACGCCGGCGGTGGCCTATCTGGCCCGAACATTCCGGGCCGCCGCGGGCGTGGTGATCAGTGCCTCCCATAATCCATACCATGACAACGGCGTGAAATTCTTCTCGCATTTCGGCCAGAAGCTGGACGATGCGTTGGAGGCCGAGATCGAAGCGCAACTCGATCGGCCGTTGGAATGCGTGGCCTCCGATCAGCTCGGGCGCGCGCGGCGTGTGGAGAGTGCGCCGGGGCGATATGTCGAGTTCTGCAAATCCACGGCGCGCTTCGAGAACGGGGGGCTGTCCGGCTTCAAGATCGTGCTCGACTGCGCGCACGGCGCGACCTACCACGTGGCACCCGACGTCTTCCGCGAGCTGGGTGCGTCGGTCGAGGTGATCGGCGATCGTCCGGATGGGCTGAATATCAACCGCGACGTGGGTTCCACGCATCCGCGCGGACTGGTCGAGGCCGTCCGTGCCGGCGGTGCCGATGTCGGCATCGCGCTCGACGGCGACGGCGATCGCTGCATCATGGTCGACCATGAGGGCAGTATCGTCGACGGCGATCAGATTCTTTATGTCATTGCCAATGCGCGTCGCGCAGGCGGCGATCTCGCCGGGCCCGTGGTCGGCACGCTGATGAGCAATCTCGGACTGGAGCTGGCGTTCCGCAAGGACGGCGTCGACTTCGAGCGTGCCAAGGTCGGCGATCGCTATGTGTTCGAACGCCTCAAAGCGCGCGGCGGGATCGTTGGCGGCGAGTCCTCGGGGCATGTGTTGTGTCTCGACCGGGCCACCACCGGAGATGGTATCGTCACCGCGCTCCAGGTTCTGGCGGCAATGGTCGCGAGCGGGCAGAGCCTCGAACGACTGATAGCGCCCGTCGACAAATGTCCACAAACGCTCATCAACGTGCGTATCGGGCGGGGCACGGCCGATACGGTCATGGCCGATCCCCGGGTGGATGCATCGATACGTGATGTCGAACACACCCTCGGCGAGGCGGGTCGGGTATTATTGCGCCCCTCGGGCACCGAGCCGCTGCTGCGGGTCATGGTCGAAGGGCTCGACGGATTGGCCGTTGAAGAGTGCGCGAATCGCCTCGCAGATACCGTTCGGCAGGTGGTTGGACACGGCGCGTAGGCGCTGGACGCAGCGGTAAACGAACAGGCAAGGGAACAGCATATGACGCGCAGGATGATGGTCGCCGGCAACTGGAAGATGAACGGCAGCGCTGCTGCGGTGGATCGTTTTGCCGAAGAGATATCGACAGCGGTCGACGGGCTGGCCGCGCAGCTGCTGATCTGCCCGCCGGCGGTCTATATCGAGCGTCTCGGCCGTCAGGTGTCGGGCGTCGCAGTGGCCGTGGGTGCGCAGAATGTGGCGGCCGAGCGTGAGCCCGGTGCGTTCACGGGCGAGACCAGTGGCGAGATGGTAGTCGACGCGGGCGCGACCTACGCGATCGTCGGCCACTCCGAGCGCCGCGCGCTGTACGGGGAAACCGACCAGGTCGTGGCCACGAAAGCCAATGCGGCCGCTGCTGCGGGCCTGGTGCCGATCATCTGTGTGGGTGAGACGCTCGAGCAGCGCGAGGCAGGGCAGGCCGAGGCCGTGCTGGCTGCTCAGCTCGATGCTTTGTTCGATCACGCCGATCAGGACACCTTGTCGATAGCCGTGATCGCTTACGAACCAATTTGGGCAATCGGTACGGGTCATTCAGCCACGCCGGATCAGGCGCAGGAAATTCATGCGTTTATC from Salinisphaera sp. T31B1 encodes:
- the greA gene encoding transcription elongation factor GreA — encoded protein: MDRTPLTQTGADALRDELKKLKKVERPRIVAAIEEARAHGDLKENAEYHAAKEEQGFNESRIAEIESKLATAQIIDVARVGAQANGRVVFGATVDLADEDSGDELTYKIVGEDEADIKNGMLSFASPIARALIGKTEGDVVDVDVPSGKRTLEIVEVRYI
- a CDS encoding YhbY family RNA-binding protein, translating into MSLSLDADTRRALKKQAHHLKPIVQTGAAGLSEPVLAEIERALVDHELVKIKLAADDKAGVRADVATACDSLGAACVQQIGRTATLYRPNPDADKPEKKAAPKRRR
- a CDS encoding RlmE family RNA methyltransferase, which produces MSKRSDTRRWLDKHRSDPYVKAAQKDNYRSRAVYKLAEVDERDRLLAGKRCIVDLGAAPGGWSQYCRRARPTARIVALDRLPMDPIEGVEFLQGDFAEQAGLDALAKALGDDRVDLVLSDMAPNLTGIMVADQAGVMQLAELALALCDQVLVGGGDLLIKVFQGEGFDELLRDMRGRFGKVAVRKPKASRDASREMYLLGKGWRT
- the ftsH gene encoding ATP-dependent zinc metalloprotease FtsH, encoding MNELAKNLLLWVVIALVLMSVFSSFAPSTSNANEIPYSQFLSQVEGGSVSQVHIEDQRIRGQLKSGQKFATYSPESDNKAMIGTLMDNKVEITGEPPDQGSFLKQILISWFPFLLLIGVWIYFMRQMQGGGGGRGAMSFGKSKARMMAADQIKITFADVAGVEEAKSEVQELVEFLSDPGKFQKVGGKIPRGVLMVGSPGTGKTLLAKAIAGEAGVPFFSISGSDFVEMFVGVGASRVRDMFEQAKKQSPCIIFIDEIDAVGRQRGAGLGGGHDEREQTLNQLLVEMDGFEGSEGVIVIAATNRPDVLDPALLRPGRFDRQVVVPLPDVRGREQILKVHMKNVPIHDNVKASIIARGCPGFSGADLANLVNEAALFAARANKKTVTQEDFERAKDKIMMGAERKSMVMTEDEKRLTAYHEAGHAIIGLTVPQHDPVHKVTIVPRGRALGVTMFLPEEDRYSYSKQRLISQICTLYGGRLAEEIIFGKEAVTTGASNDIERVTEIARNMVTKWGLSDRLGPIAYDTEDSQPFLGKSASQSNGISDETAHAIDEEIRSIIDGCYERAKQILEDNMDKLHNMSDALMKYETIDRKQIDEIMQGREPGPPESWNDSDPSGPGSSGGASGVDATDGQASPSGETDKTGGEKGVPSPAHHRQS
- the folP gene encoding dihydropteroate synthase, whose amino-acid sequence is MGIVNVTPDSFSDGGAYVDTAAAVAHALALIDQGAAIVDIGGESTRPGAEPVDEEVECARVVPVIEALRRQSDVFISVDTLKPGVMRAACMAGADMVNDVNALQAPGAIDAVRETGAAACLMHMQGQPRTMQQAPVYGDVVGEVAGFLRQRVASCFEAGIARERLCIDPGFGFGKTLDHNLALLRELDRFTHGDRPVLVGVSRKSMFARLLDTPSMDARIHASVAAAFWAATRQARIIRCHDVAPTVQVLRLAQALGPHETFRTGQ
- the glmM gene encoding phosphoglucosamine mutase, with protein sequence MAQRYFGTDGIRGEVGQAPMTPDFALKLGWAAGRVLARRRGERGVPDTARERPQVLIGKDTRLSGYMFESALEAGFAAAGVDVLLVGPMPTPAVAYLARTFRAAAGVVISASHNPYHDNGVKFFSHFGQKLDDALEAEIEAQLDRPLECVASDQLGRARRVESAPGRYVEFCKSTARFENGGLSGFKIVLDCAHGATYHVAPDVFRELGASVEVIGDRPDGLNINRDVGSTHPRGLVEAVRAGGADVGIALDGDGDRCIMVDHEGSIVDGDQILYVIANARRAGGDLAGPVVGTLMSNLGLELAFRKDGVDFERAKVGDRYVFERLKARGGIVGGESSGHVLCLDRATTGDGIVTALQVLAAMVASGQSLERLIAPVDKCPQTLINVRIGRGTADTVMADPRVDASIRDVEHTLGEAGRVLLRPSGTEPLLRVMVEGLDGLAVEECANRLADTVRQVVGHGA
- the tpiA gene encoding triose-phosphate isomerase; its protein translation is MTRRMMVAGNWKMNGSAAAVDRFAEEISTAVDGLAAQLLICPPAVYIERLGRQVSGVAVAVGAQNVAAEREPGAFTGETSGEMVVDAGATYAIVGHSERRALYGETDQVVATKANAAAAAGLVPIICVGETLEQREAGQAEAVLAAQLDALFDHADQDTLSIAVIAYEPIWAIGTGHSATPDQAQEIHAFIRSHIRDRNATMAESVQLLYGGSVKPDNAAALFAGADVDGALVGGASLKADSFLDIARAAG